The Candidatus Saccharibacteria bacterium RAAC3_TM7_1 nucleotide sequence GTGGCGGCGGTGGCCTATGTTGATCCGGGCAATTTCGCGGCAAACTTCTCGGCAGGTGCCGAGTACGGCTACGCACTTTTGTGGGTACTCGTCTTCGCCAACCTGATGGCCAGCCTGGTACAGTATCTTTCGGCCAAAGTCGGTCTGGTGACTGGCATGAGCTTACCGGAAGTTATTGCTAAAAAACTTGGCCGTAAAAGCCGTATCGCCTATTGGTTACAGGCCGAAGCGGTCGCCATTTCGACCGACCTTGCCGAGGTGATCGGTGGGGCGATTGCGCTTAATATTCTCTTTGGTCTGCCACTACTTCTCGGCGCTGTTATCACTGGTCTGGTGTCGCTGCTGCTGCTCTTTATCTACACCAGGCGAGGGCAGCGGCTGTTTGAGCGGATTATCGTCGGACTACTACTGATCATTCCGCTCGGTTTTTTTGCCGGCCTTATCATCCAGCCGCCCGATGCGAGCGCGGTTGTCGCCGGGTTGCTACCACAGCTGCGCAATGGCGATATGGTACTACTAGCCGCCGCCATGCTTGGTGCAACCGTCATGCCGCACGTTGTCTATCTACACTCAGCACTTAGCCGCGACCGTCACGGCAAAGCAAAGAAAGAAG carries:
- a CDS encoding Manganese transport protein MntH (RAAC3_TM7_1_353), with the translated sequence MVRKARRVLTLLGPAFVAAVAYVDPGNFAANFSAGAEYGYALLWVLVFANLMASLVQYLSAKVGLVTGMSLPEVIAKKLGRKSRIAYWLQAEAVAISTDLAEVIGGAIALNILFGLPLLLGAVITGLVSLLLLFIYTRRGQRLFERIIVGLLLIIPLGFFAGLIIQPPDASAVVAGLLPQLRNGDMVLLAAAMLGATVMPHVVYLHSALSRDRHGKAKKEELTKLLKATKIDVGLAMVLAGSVNISMLLLAASALRGQPGVDSLDGIFTALGSQVSPIVGGLFGLSLLVSGFASTTVGAHAGVVIMDGMLSRSIPLLVRRIITIIPAVVIVGFGIDPTQALIISQVILSFGIPFALIPLLLATSSRKIMGVERNHWAIIAVLSAITAVIVVLNIALIWLTVAGS